In Gammaproteobacteria bacterium, the genomic stretch CGTCGCGATGGAAGAAGGGTTACGTTTTGCCGTTCGAGAAGGTGGTCGCACAGTTGGGGCCGGGGTCGTTGCTAAAATAATTGAGTAGTACTGCTATGGCAATAGGAAGAAAGAGTCAAAGAATTCGCATTCGGTTAAAGTCTTTTGACCACCGACTGATTGATAAGTCAACGAAAGAGATCGTCGAAACAGCTAAAAGAACGGGAGCACAAGTCCGTGGTCCTATTCCGCTGCCAACTCGGATTGAGCGCTACACCATTTGTATTTCGCCTAACGCGGATAAAGATGCTAGAGACCAATACGAATTACGTACGCATAAACGTGTTGTAGATATTAATCGACCAACTGATAAAACGATTGATGCACTGATGAAGCTTGATTTAGCTGCTGGTGTGGATGTCCAAATTAGTGTTGATGCTGAAGATTAAAAAGAACTGAGAATTGTAGGATTAATACTTACATATTTTCTTATGACCAGCAGGTTAAATCTGCGCTAACAATGTAAGTTATAGTGTTTTAAGCCTGAAGTGAGACCAGAGAAATGACAATAGGTTTGCTAGGAAAAAAATGCGGGATGACGAGGATTTATACCGATGAAGGTATTGCCATTCCTGTTACGATAATCGAAGTGTTGCCTAACCATGTAACCCAGATTAAAACGGTAGATAACGATGGTTATGCCGCAATTCAGGTCTCCATGGGAGAACGTAAACGTTCTCGCGTTAATAAGCCAACCGCGGGTCACTTTGCTAAGGCAGGGGTTGTGCCAGGTATTTCAACGAAAGAATTCACTGTAAAAAATGAAGAAATGAATGATATCGTTCTAGGGGCTGAAATAAAGCTTGATCGCTTTACTGAAGGTCAATTCGTAGATGTAACTTCAACCTCTAAAGGTAAGGGTTACGCTGGGGCCATTAAACGCCATCATTTCAGATCTCAAGATGCAACACATGGTAATTCATTATCACATCGTGCCCCCGGATCAATTGGCCAAAGACAATCACCTGGTAAAGTATTTAAAGGTAAGAAGATGTCAGGTCACCTTGGTGATAAACAGCGAACCATTTTATCGCAAAGAATCGTCCGTATTGATATGGAGCGGAACCTTGTGATGATTAGGGGAGCCGTGCCTGGTGCGCCAAGCACTTTTGTTGTTATTC encodes the following:
- a CDS encoding elongation factor Tu; this translates as VAMEEGLRFAVREGGRTVGAGVVAKIIE
- the rpsJ gene encoding 30S ribosomal protein S10, coding for MAIGRKSQRIRIRLKSFDHRLIDKSTKEIVETAKRTGAQVRGPIPLPTRIERYTICISPNADKDARDQYELRTHKRVVDINRPTDKTIDALMKLDLAAGVDVQISVDAED
- the rplC gene encoding 50S ribosomal protein L3; translation: MTIGLLGKKCGMTRIYTDEGIAIPVTIIEVLPNHVTQIKTVDNDGYAAIQVSMGERKRSRVNKPTAGHFAKAGVVPGISTKEFTVKNEEMNDIVLGAEIKLDRFTEGQFVDVTSTSKGKGYAGAIKRHHFRSQDATHGNSLSHRAPGSIGQRQSPGKVFKGKKMSGHLGDKQRTILSQRIVRIDMERNLVMIRGAVPGAPSTFVVIRPAIKKSAQGEGHGN